Proteins co-encoded in one Cynocephalus volans isolate mCynVol1 chromosome 11, mCynVol1.pri, whole genome shotgun sequence genomic window:
- the NXT1 gene encoding NTF2-related export protein 1 has translation MASVDFKTYVDQACRAAEEFVNVYYTTMDKRRRLLSRLYMGTATLVWNGNAVSGQESLSEFFEMLPSSEFQINVVDCQPVHDEATPSQTTVLVVICGTVKFEGNKQRDFNQNFILTAQASPTNTVWKIASDCFRFQDWAS, from the coding sequence ATGGCATCCGTGGATTTCAAGACCTATGTGGATCAGGCCTGCAGAGCTGCAGAGGAGTTTGTCAACGTCTACTACACTACCATGGATAAGCGGCGGCGTTTGCTGTCCCGCCTGTACATGGGCACAGCCACCCTGGTGTGGAATGGAAATGCTGTTTCAGGACAAGAGTCATTGAGTGAGTTTTTTGAAATGTTGCCTTCCAGTGAGTTCCAAATCAACGTGGTAGACTGCCAGCCTGTTCATGATGAAGCCACACCGAGCCAGACTACAGTCCTTGTTGTGATCTGTGGAACAGTGAAGTTTGAGGGCAACAAACAACGGGACTTCAACCAAAACTTCATCCTGACTGCCCAGGCCTCGCCCACCAACACAGTGTGGAAGATAGCAAGTGACTGCTTCCGGTTCCAGGACTGGGCCAGCTAG